A single Caldalkalibacillus salinus DNA region contains:
- a CDS encoding carbohydrate ABC transporter permease, whose amino-acid sequence MKGGRTPTPNTPKQGTKTSIKALLTKIIIRVPLVLWTIAVLYPIIWMILGALKSNAEIYASPWGWPETLRFENFAQAWSEYNISTSFFNSLTVTVMGALLTLALAIPTSYAIERVRFRGHTVLYYLYLSAMMIPMVLGWIPLFFLLLEVNLLDSLFGLTLVYAVSQVPFSIFILTGFMSSIPKELEESAAIDGLSPYGTLFRVVMPLSLSGIITVTIMNAIFFWNEYFMALIFLQSSEKYTLGLAMDFLNKEAQYTNAWGTLFAGLTISIIPVIIAYAIFQRRISKGMTEGAVKG is encoded by the coding sequence AGACGTCTATTAAGGCACTGTTAACAAAGATAATCATCCGTGTACCGTTGGTATTGTGGACGATTGCAGTACTCTATCCTATCATTTGGATGATATTAGGGGCCTTGAAGTCAAACGCTGAAATCTATGCTTCACCTTGGGGATGGCCCGAAACCCTACGTTTTGAGAACTTTGCCCAAGCATGGTCAGAGTATAATATTAGCACCAGTTTCTTTAATAGTTTAACTGTGACTGTCATGGGTGCTTTATTGACCTTAGCTCTCGCCATCCCGACTTCTTATGCCATAGAGAGGGTCCGTTTTCGTGGCCATACCGTTTTATATTATCTCTATCTGTCAGCCATGATGATCCCCATGGTACTTGGGTGGATTCCTTTGTTCTTTTTACTCCTAGAGGTTAATCTATTGGACAGTTTATTCGGATTAACTCTGGTTTACGCAGTAAGCCAAGTGCCCTTCAGCATCTTTATCCTCACGGGATTTATGAGTTCGATACCTAAAGAGTTAGAGGAATCAGCCGCTATAGATGGGCTGTCCCCTTATGGCACACTTTTTCGAGTGGTCATGCCTTTATCGCTCTCTGGTATCATCACGGTCACCATTATGAATGCGATCTTTTTTTGGAACGAGTACTTTATGGCGCTCATCTTTCTCCAGTCCTCTGAAAAGTACACGTTAGGTTTGGCAATGGACTTTTTGAACAAAGAGGCGCAATACACCAATGCGTGGGGGACTTTGTTTGCCGGTTTAACCATATCGATCATTCCTGTTATTATCGCCTACGCCATTTTCCAGCGTCGCATCTCAAAAGGTATGACAGAAGGTGCGGTGAAAGGATAA
- a CDS encoding MATE family efflux transporter encodes MFIEILLHMLMGNADTLMLSQYSDNAVAAVGVSNQIIMMIIVMFGFIATGTSIIVAQYLGAQKEKEASEVVVVSLGANLVFSFVLSICLFLFAEPVLLQMGVEPEVLVDAVLYTQITGGFAFILALIMTTGAAIKSYGFTRDAMYVTMGMNIINVVGNYMFIFGPFGLPVLGVQGVAIATAVSRSLGLIAIIYLLVKRVETPLPFRQIFSLPKGYLSKLLRIGIPSAGEHLAYNTSQVLITFFVVMLGTEMITTRVYTINIMMFIFVFAIAIGQGTQILIGHKVGEGKLSDAYQTCNQNLRYALVISITMAIIATTLSEHLFSIFTDNPNIIAVGSTLIMLCIILEPGRCFNVVVINSLRAAGDVKFPVYMGIASMLGISVPLAYYLGIYHGLGLMGVWIAMIVDEWLRGILMMMRWRSRVWENMSFVREEKEKPPVQEEAVSG; translated from the coding sequence ATATTTATAGAGATTTTACTCCATATGCTTATGGGTAACGCGGATACTTTAATGCTTAGTCAGTATTCCGATAACGCCGTCGCTGCCGTTGGGGTTTCCAATCAAATTATCATGATGATTATCGTTATGTTTGGATTTATTGCCACGGGGACTAGTATTATCGTGGCGCAATATTTAGGGGCGCAAAAAGAGAAAGAAGCTTCGGAAGTGGTTGTCGTATCACTCGGGGCCAATCTTGTGTTTAGTTTTGTACTCAGTATTTGTTTATTTCTATTCGCTGAACCTGTGTTATTACAAATGGGGGTCGAGCCTGAAGTCCTAGTAGATGCTGTTCTATATACCCAGATCACAGGCGGTTTTGCGTTTATTCTCGCCTTAATCATGACCACTGGGGCGGCGATTAAAAGCTATGGATTCACACGTGATGCCATGTACGTGACCATGGGGATGAACATCATAAATGTCGTAGGTAACTATATGTTTATTTTTGGTCCTTTTGGTCTGCCAGTACTAGGGGTTCAAGGGGTGGCTATAGCCACTGCTGTGAGCCGCTCATTAGGGTTAATTGCCATTATCTATCTCTTGGTTAAGAGAGTTGAAACCCCTTTACCATTTAGACAGATATTCTCGTTACCTAAGGGTTATCTATCGAAACTACTGAGAATTGGTATCCCTTCTGCTGGGGAGCATCTAGCATATAATACGTCTCAGGTCCTGATTACCTTCTTCGTTGTCATGTTAGGCACAGAGATGATTACCACGCGCGTATATACGATTAATATTATGATGTTTATCTTTGTTTTTGCCATCGCCATTGGTCAAGGCACACAGATCCTCATTGGACACAAGGTCGGTGAAGGTAAACTGAGTGACGCTTATCAAACGTGTAATCAGAATTTGCGTTATGCGCTGGTGATATCCATTACTATGGCCATCATTGCCACTACTTTGTCCGAACACTTATTTAGCATTTTTACAGACAATCCTAACATTATTGCCGTCGGGAGTACGCTGATCATGTTATGTATCATTCTAGAACCGGGTCGATGCTTTAACGTCGTCGTCATCAATTCTCTGCGTGCAGCGGGGGATGTTAAGTTCCCGGTATACATGGGGATCGCTTCCATGCTGGGCATCAGTGTCCCCCTCGCTTACTATCTTGGGATTTATCATGGTTTGGGACTTATGGGTGTGTGGATAGCGATGATTGTCGATGAGTGGCTGCGTGGTATATTAATGATGATGCGTTGGCGTTCTCGCGTATGGGAAAATATGAGCTTTGTCAGAGAGGAAAAAGAAAAACCTCCTGTTCAAGAGGAGGCTGTCAGTGGATAA